The Megalobrama amblycephala isolate DHTTF-2021 linkage group LG13, ASM1881202v1, whole genome shotgun sequence genome contains a region encoding:
- the ctsk gene encoding cathepsin K: MYTFGGIPLIVVVWCGLAHTLDNLSLDEAWESWKITHRREYNGLDEESIRRTIWEKNMLFIEAHNKEYELGIHTYNLGMNHFGDMTLEEVAEKVMGLQMPMYRDPMNTYMPGDTVEKLPKSIDYRKLGYVTSVKNQGSCGSCWAFSSVGALEGQLKKTKGQLVDLSPQNLVDCVTGNDGCGGGYMTIAFKYVADNQGIDSEEGYPYVGMDQQCAYNSSARAATCKGFKEIPQGNERALTSAVAKVGPVSVGIDAMQSTFLYYKSGVYYDPNCNKDDVNHAVLAVGYGVTPKGKKYWIVKNSWGEDWGKKGYILMARNRNNACGIASLASYPVM; the protein is encoded by the exons ATGTATACATTTGGTGGAATTCCGCTTATTGTGGTGGTGTGGTGTGGACTAGCTCACACTCTGGACAATCTCTCACTGGATGAAGCATGGGAGAGCTGGAAAATCACCCATAGGAGGGAATACAATGGCCTG GATGAAGAGTCTATTCGACGGACGATTTGGGAGAAGAACATGCTGTTTATTGAGGCCCATAACAAAGAGTATGAACTGGGGATTCATACCTATAATCTGGGCATGAACCATTTTGGAGATATG ACACTAGAAGAAGTGGCAGAGAAAGTGATGGGACTCCAAATGCCCATGTACCGGGACCCAATGAACACATACATGCCTGGTGACACAGTGGAGAAGTTGCCCAAATCAATTGACTACCGTAAACTGGGATACGTCACTTCTGTCAAGAACCAA GGTTCGTGCGGCTCATGCTGGGCCTTTAGCTCTGTTGGGGCCTTGGAAGGTCAGCTGAAGAAGACCAAAGGTCAACTGGTGGATCTCAGTCCTCAGAACCTGGTGGACTGTGTGACTGGAAATGACGGCTGCGGTGGAGGATACATGACAATCGCCTTCAAATATGTCGCAGACAACCAAGGCATTGATTCAGAGGAGGGCTACCCCTATGTTGGAATG GATCAACAGTGTGCCTACAACAGTTCAGCTAGAGCGGCCACTTGTAAAGGATTTAAAGAGATTCCTCAGGGTAATGAGAGGGCACTGACTAGTGCCGTGGCAAAGGTGGGACCTGTGTCAGTGGGTATAGATGCCATGCAGTCCACCTTCCTGTACTACAAAAGCG GTGTGTACTATGATCCCAACTGCAACAAGGATGATGTCAACCATGCAGTGCTAGCTGTTGGTTACGGAGTCACACCGAAAGGCAAAAAGTACTGGATTGTGAAGAACAG TTGGGGTGAAGACTGGGGAAAGAAGGGGTATATCCTGATGGCTCGTAACCGTAACAATGCATGTGGCATTGCCAGCCTGGCCAGTTACCCAGTCATGTGA
- the ctss2.1 gene encoding cathepsin S, ortholog2, tandem duplicate 1 encodes MMFGSLLFAVCCSAALAHFNSNLDQHWELWKKTHDKFYSTKVEELGRRELWEKNLEMITLHNLEASMGMHSYDLGMNHMGDMTTEEILQTLATTRVPPGFKRQMATFVGSSGAPVPDSLDWREKGYVSSVKMQGACGSCWAFSSVGALEGQLMKTTGKLVDLSPQNLVDCSSKYGNKGCSGGFMSSAFQYVIDNGGIDPESSYPYEAVQKQCRYNPSQHAANCTKYYFVRQGDEEALKDALAYVGPISVAIDATRPQFILYRSGVYNDPTCTKRVNHAVLAVGYGSLAGQDYWLVKNSWGTGFGDGGYIRIARNQNNMCGIASYACYPVM; translated from the exons ATGATGTTCGGGAGCTTGCTGTTTGCCGTGTGTTGTAGCGCAGCACTGGCCCATTTCAACTCAAATCTAGACCAGCACTGGGAGTTGTGGAAGAAGACGCATGACAAGTTTTACTCCACTAAG GTTGAGGAACTGGGCAGGAGGGAGTTGTGGGAGAAAAACCTTGAAATGATCACCCTTCATAACCTGGAGGCCTCCATGGGCATGCATTCATATGACCTGGGCATGAACCACATGGGTGATATG ACAACAGAGGAGATCCTCCAAACGTTAGCCACGACTCGTGTCCCTCCTGGCTTTAAGAGGCAAATGGCGACATTCGTGGGCTCTTCTGGGGCTCCTGTCCCAGACTCTCTGGACTGGAGAGAGAAGGGATATGTCTCCAGTGTGAAAATGCAG GGTGCGTGTGGTTCTTGTTGGGCGTTCAGCTCCGTTGGGGCTCTTGAAGGTCAGCTGATGAAGACCACAGGAAAGCTGGTCGACCTCAGTCCTCAGAACCTGGTAGACTGTTCCTCCAAATATGGCAACAAGGGCTGCAGTGGCGGTTTTATGAGTTCTGCCTTCCAGTATGTCATTGATAATGGTGGAATAGACCCAGAGTCATCTTACCCTTATGAAGCAGTG CAAAAGCAGTGCAGATACAATCCATCCCAGCATGCAGCAAACTGCACCAAGTACTATTTCGTCCGTCAGGGAGATGAAGAGGCCTTGAAGGATGCTTTAGCCTATGTCGGCCCCATTTCAGTGGCCATTGATGCCACCCGCCCTCAATTTATCCTGTACCGCAGTG GAGTTTACAATGATCCAACCTGCACCAAAAGAGTAAACCATGCAGTGCTGGCTGTGGGATATGGTTCGCTTGCTGGGCAGGACTATTGGCTGGTCAAAAACAG TTGGGGTACCGGATTTGGAGATGGTGGCTACATCCGTATAGCTAGAAACCAGAACAACATGTGTGGCATCGCCTCTTATGCCTGCTATCCGGTTATGTAA
- the LOC125243016 gene encoding cathepsin S-like translates to MMFGSLLFAVCCSAALARFNSNLDQHWELWKKTHDKFYSTKDEDLGRRELWEKNLQLITLHNLEASMGMHSYDLAMNHMGDMTTEEILQTLATTRVPPGFKRQTSEFVGSSGVPVPDSLDWREKGYVSSVKTQGACGSCWAFSSVGALEGQLMKTTGKLVDLSPQNLVDCSSKYGNKGCNGGNMDQAFQYVIENGGIDSESSYPYEAVQGQCRYNPAQRAANCTNYYSVSEGDEEALKEAVANIGPISVAIDATRPQFVMYHSGVYNDPSCTQNINHAVLAVGYGAIAGQDFWLVKNSWGTGFGDGGYIRMARNHNNMCGIASYARYPVM, encoded by the exons ATGATGTTCGGAAGCTTGCTGTTTGCCGTGTGTTGTAGCGCAGCACTGGCCCGTTTCAACTCAAATCTAGACCAGCACTGGGAGTTGTGGAAGAAGACGCATGACAAGTTTTACTCCACTAAG GATGAGGATCTGGGCAGGAGGGAGTTGTGGGAGAAAAACCTTCAACTCATCACCCTTCACAACCTGGAGGCCTCCATGGGCATGCATTCATATGACCTGGCCATGAACCACATGGGTGATATG ACAACAGAGGAGATCCTCCAAACGTTAGCCACGACTCGTGTTCCGCCCGGCTTTAAGAGGCAAACGTCAGAATTTGTGGGCTCTTCTGGGGTTCCTGTCCCAGACTCTCTGGACTGGAGAGAGAAGGGATATGTCTCCAGTGTGAAAACCCAG GGTGCGTGTGGTTCTTGTTGGGCGTTTAGCTCCGTTGGGGCTCTTGAAGGTCAGCTGATGAAGACCACAGGAAAGCTGGTCGACCTCAGTCCTCAGAACCTGGTGGACTGTTCCTCCAAATATGGCAACAAGGGCTGCAATGGCGGTAATATGGACCAAGCCTTCCAGTATGTCATTGAAAATGGCGGAATAGACTCCGAGTCATCTTACCCTTATGAAGCAGTG CAAGGGCAGTGCAGATACAATCCAGCCCAGCGTGCAGCAAACTGCACCAACTACTATTCCGTCAGTGAGGGAGATGAAGAGGCCCTGAAGGAGGCTGTTGCCAACATCGGGCCCATTTCAGTGGCCATTGATGCCACCCGCCCTCAGTTTGTCATGTATCACAGTG GAGTTTACAATGATCCATCCTGCACCCAAAATATAAACCATGCAGTGCTGGCTGTGGGATACGGTGCAATTGCTGGACAGGACTTTTGGCTGGTCAAAAACAG TTGGGGTACCGGATTTGGAGATGGTGGCTACATTCGTATGGCCAGAAACCATAACAACATGTGTGGCATCGCCTCATACGCCCGCTATCCGGTTATGTAA
- the onecutl gene encoding one cut domain, family member, like, with protein sequence MDGNMGEMSVHSHVELAHSQDSRAMLHSRDLTAAFPRPSLGGPAMGLESDHQSSAYDHSMASLGYGRDVPTSCGSTYTTLTPLQPFDDKFHHHHHHHPCLPVSNVIGSFTLMREDRGLGGNYYASYGKDFGLGQGLSPPLGSAGLETAMHGYGSLGSQNGHSSQMLPGGHEVHMGSNGGNICRTPPDFVREMSPPSLGGEHGVSHQLNKMDAHQHNPTYHPHIYNQSYQHHLPSQQASKLGELPSSSPSSSGSSLGREGMLAGSQNGGGGEEINTKDVAQRIITELKRYSIPQAIFAERVLCRSQGTLSDLLRNPKPWGKLKSGRETFKRMSRWLQEPEFQRMASLRLEACKRKEQEQSKLERNQGPKRTRLVFTDLQRRTLMAIFRENHRPTKDLQITISQQLGLELSTVSNFFMNARRRNLNRWTEEGRPSSTGSSGSSTASPAVTCSTA encoded by the exons ATGGATGGTAATATGGGTGAGATGTCCGTGCACAGCCACGTAGAGCTGGCGCACAGTCAGGACAGCCGAGCCATGCTGCACTCTCGTGATCTCACGGCTGCTTTCCCTCGTCCCTCTCTGGGAGGCCCTGCCATGGGCCTGGAGTCGGACCACCAGAGCTCAGCATACGACCACAGCATGGCAAGTCTGGGGTATGGTAGGGATGTACCGACCAGCTGTGGTAGCACCTACACCACACTGACACCCCTCCAACCCTTTGATGACAAATTccaccatcatcaccaccaccatCCCTGCCTGCCCGTCAGCAACGTCATCGGCAGCTTCACTCTCATGCGAGAAGATCGAGGTCTAGGAGGAAACTACTACGCGTCGTACGGAAAAGACTTTGGTTTGGGACAGGGTCTGTCTCCACCTCTGGGCAGTGCGGGCCTGGAGACCGCCATGCATGGCTATGGTAGCCTGGGAAGTCAGAATGGACACAGTAGCCAGATGCTTCCAGGTGGCCATGAGGTCCATATGGGCAGCAATGGGGGTAACATCTGTCGAACACCGCCAGACTTTGTGAGGGAGATGTCACCACCCTCTTTGGGGGGCGAGCATGGGGTCAGCCACCAGCTAAACAAAATGGATGCCCATCAGCACAATCCCACCTACCACCCCCATATATACAACCAGAGTTATCAGCACCATCTCCCCAGCCAACAGGCCTCCAAGCTTGGGGAGCTCCCTTCTTCTTCCCCTTCCTCCTCCGGCTCCAGCCTGGGAAGAGAGGGCATGCTGGCTGGCTCACAGAATGGCGGCGGAGGGGAGGAGATCAACACTAAAGATGTGGCTCAGAGAATCATCACTGAACTGAAGAGGTACAGCATCCCGCAGGCCATTTTTGCAGAACGGGTTCTGTGCAGGTCTCAGGGCACTCTGTCAGACCTGCTCAGGAACCCCAAACCTTGGGGGAAACTCAAGTCTGGCCGCGAAACCTTCAAGAGGATGTCCCGTTGGCTACAGGAGCCAGAGTTTCAGAGGATGGCCTCATTACGTCTGGAAG CTTGTAAGCGTAAGGAGCAGGAGCAGTCCAAGCTAGAGCGCAACCAGGGGCCCAAGCGCACCCGGCTAGTCTTCACAGACCTGCAGCGTCGCACTCTCATGGCCATTTTCAGAGAGAACCACCGACCGACCAAAGACCTGCAGATCACCATCTCTCAGCAGCTGGGCCTCGAGCTCTCCACCGTAAGCAACTTCTTCATGAACGCTCGCCGCAGAAACCTCAACCGCTGGACCGAAGAGGGCCGCCCATCCTCCACCGGCTCGTCGGGGTCCAGCACCGCATCTCCAGCTGTGACCTGCTCCACGGCATGA